The nucleotide sequence AGTAACTTTGGAATCTATAGATCAAGATAAAGTTTACTACCAATCTAGATATGATAAGGGAGATGGAGAATACATAAACTGTGGGATGACTGTAGAAGAATATGAGAACTTCTACCATGAACTGATAAATGCTGAAAGATCACCACTTAAAACTTTTGAAGAAGAAAAAGTTTTTGAAGCATGTATGCCAGTGGAAAAAATGGCCAGCAGGGGAGAAAAAACATTATTATTTGGGCCATTAAAACCAAAGGGATTAACAAATCCCCACAAAACAATAAAAGACTATGCAGTAGTTCAGCTGAGACAAGATGATAAAGATGGGAAATTATATAATTTAGTAGGATTTCAAACTAATTTGAAGTGGGGAGAACAAAAAAGAGTATTCCAAATGATTCCAGGGTTAGAAAATGCTGATTTCATAAGGTATGGTGTGATGCATAGAAACACATTTATAGATTCTACAAAATTATTAAATAAAGGTTTGAATTTAAAAACTAATGAAAAAATCTTCTTTGCTGGACAAATAACAGGAGGGGAGGGGTATGTAGCAGCTATGGCAACAGGGATGATGTCAGCTATAAACTTATATCACCATATGTTAGGAGAAGAGGAATTTGTATTGGAAGATCTGACTTCTACAGGGTCGATAATTAACTATATCACAGAGGAAGGAAAGAAAGAATTTCAACCTATGGGACCAAATTTTGGAATTGTAAGAGCATTGGAAGGTCCAAGAGTAAGGGATAAGAGGGATAGAAATACAGCCCTAGGAGAAAGATCGGTAGAGTATATGAAGGAAAAGATAAAGGAAATAAAATACTAAAATAAAAAAGCTAGTCACGAATTACACAAATGTACACGAAGATAGGTTAGGGGATAAAAAATCAAGAAAAAATAAAAACAATTGGACACAGAGATACACAGAAGAAAAAAGAGAGAATACACAGAGAAAGAATAAGATTTTTGGTTAGCGAAAATTAGCGTCATTAGCGGTAAAAAAGGTTTGAAAAATCTGAGTAAGTCTGCGTAATCTGCGACAAAGATTATAAGGTTCTAATCTTTGTCAAAAAAATAAAAAACTCCTGTGCTGTAGCAGTAAAGGGTATTCTTCGTGTAATTCGTGACAAAAAAAGGTTTTTATGGAGAGGTTTAGAAAAAGGTCAAAAGGGGGTGTTGTAATTTTGGAAAAATTGATAAAAGAATTTATCTACTATGAACAGTTTGGGCAGCAAAAAAGTGAAAATACCATAAAATCCTATAAGAAAGATTTAGAACAGTTTATAGAATTTATTGTAGGGCATGAACTCCTTGAAAATATAGGTGAAGTAGAGGAGCTGAATTTAAGAGGTTTTATACTCTATTTAGGATCTATCAATATAACTAAGAGATCAATAAGCAGAAAGTTATCTACTTTAAGAACTTTTTTTAAATATTTAAAAGAAAATAAAGTTATAGATAAAAACCCGATAATACTTTTGAATAATCCATCCTTTATAAATAAATTCCCGACTCTTTTAAAAAAAGATGAATTGGAAAAATTGAGATCGGTTATTGATACTACTAAAACTAATGGAATCAGAGACAGGCTTATTATAGAATTACTTTATTCTAGTGGGATAAGAGCAGGGGAACTGCTGTCATTGGGAGAAAATATAGTGGATCTGGAAGAACGAGAGATAAAGATAGTGGGAAACAGCAGTCGGACTGTATTTTTTAGCCAAACAGCAGAGAAGTATTTAAAAGATTATTTAATTGCTAAAAAAGAGAAATATGGTGATAAATATAACCCTGATATTATCTTCGTGAATGGAAGTGGAACAAGGTTAAGTGACAGGTCTCTCCGTAGGATAATAGACAGGTACGCCAAAAAAGCAGGGTTAGAAAAAGAGATAAGTCCCCATACATTTAGGCATACATTTGGAGTGTATCTCCTGGAAAAAGGGATGAATATTCATTTTTTACAGGAACTTATGGGACATATCAGCCCGGAGAGTACAAGGATATATGAGGAGCATATGATAGTAGTTCGAAGGGGAATTAATAATTAATATATATAGTCAGTGAAAGAAACTCCTAAAGAGTCCCTCTTTAATACGGCTCTGTTTCTTTTTATCTGAAAAAGAAATAGAGGAAAGAAAAGCAGAAATTTTGAAAATGGCTTTTAAGTAGAGATAGAATAGCTACGAGCTTTCGAGTTACAGTCCTCACTTTGTTGCGTACTCGCAAGGGGCATCCCCAAGACTTCTAGAGATTATTACATAATCTAAGAATCTTGAGAAAACTTAATTTGTATATCGCTCTTAGTAGAATATTTATTGTAAAAGTAATGTCACCTTCAAAATTAAAAAAAGTAGGACGACTATAAACTTCGAAATTTAAAGTCAAAAGAAAAATTAGAGTTTAGTTTGTGTCAAAAGTGGAAGATGTTAATCAAGAATAAAGTATTATCCGTGTAAATTAAAGAATTTTCTGTGTATCTCGTGAGAGATTCGCGTTCTATAGATTGGTGGTAAAGAGAAAAGGTTCTCTTAGTGAACTCTTTATCTCTTTTCTTAGTGATGAAAAGGTAAAATGAAAAAATATTTTGGAAGGAGGAGTTTAATTGAAATTTAGAGCAACTACAATATTAGCGGTAAAAGACGGAGATAAAGTAGCCATTGCCGGAGACGGACAGGTAACCTTTGGAGATACCGTATTTAAAAATAAAGCGAAAAAAATAAGAAAATTTTATAATGATTCAATATTAGCAGGATTTGCAGGAGCCGCAGCAGATGCTTTTGCATTATTCGATAAATTTGAAAATAAATTGGATGAATACGGTGGAAATTTAAAAAAAGCTTCAGTAGAATTGGCCAAGGAGTGGAGGTCAGATAAGGCTTTACGTGAATTGGATGCAATGCTGATAGTAGCAGATAAAAAAAATCTTCTGATTTTATCGGGAACAGGAGATGTATTGGAAACAGATGATAATATTGCAGCTATTGGTTCTGGAGGAACCTATGCTTATTCAGCAGCCAAAGCATTGAAAAGGCACACACAACTAGAACCTCATGAAATAGTCTGTGAAAGTCTTCAAATAGCAGGGGAGATATGTATCTATACTAATACAAATATAAGTGTGGAAAAATTATATTAAAAAAATTACCCTTATCCGCCCTATGGGCACCTTCTCCCTTGACATCGTAAAAATCATATTTACTAAATATAATTTTTTCGTACTCGTCAATCGGGCGAAGGGGATGTTGCTTTGGTTTCTCCCTATGAGGGGGAAAACTCAAAGGAAGGGGGAGAACTATGTTAATTTATATAAAGTTTTAAAAGGAGTGAGACAGTGAGTTTTATAGTAGCAGTAGATGGTCCGGCGGGTTCTGGAAAGAGTACAATATCAAAGATGGTAGCAGAAAAATATAGATTAACTTATTTAGATACAGGGGCTATGTATAGAATGATAGCTTTTACATCTATAAGGGATGGAGTAGATCTAGATGATATAGCAGAGGTAGTAAACTTATTGGATAAAGTAAATATCGATATGAAAGATGGTAAGTTTTATGTGGACGGACATGATGTGAGTTTAGAAATAAGAACTCCAGAGGTCACTGCAATAGTATCTAAAGTAGCTGCTATAAGAGAGGTAAGGGTAAAATTAGTAGATCTTCAAAGAAAAATATCAGAAGGAAAGGATGTTATCTTAGATGGAAGAGACATAGGGACTGTGGTATTTACAAATGCAGATCTTAAAATATTTTTAGTGGCATCACCAGAGGAAAGAGCCAAGAGAAGAGTTTTGGATTTTAAAAACAAAGGAATAGATGAAAATTTTGAAGACGTTTTAAGTGAGATCATTAGACGGGATGAATTTGATTCTAATAGAAAGGAAAGTCCATTAAAGAAAGCTGAAGATGCTGTAGAGATAGATACAAGCTTTATGAATATAGATGAAGTGGTAGGAGCTATATCGGAATTGGTAGAAAAGAAAAAATAATTGACAATGGAAAAATGAAAACAAGAGAAGAGATAAAAAAACTAGTCACGAATTACACGAAGAAACATTAGTTGAAAGTAGCTAGTTGAAAATTAAAAGATTTAGTCGCAGATTACGCAGAGAGAAGCAGATTAAAAATAATAAAAGATCTTGGACACGGAGATACACAGAGGGAAAAGAGAGTTACACGGAGGAAACAAGAATTTCTTAGTGATCTCTTTAGATACTTTGGTGATAGCCCTAGCGACTACTTGGTGAGCTTCGTGTAAGGTATTTAATCTTAAAAATTTGTATAATCGGTATCAAAGAGAAAGTTCTAAAGAGTCCCTCTTTAATACGGGTTCATTTCAGATATGCGAATATTTTATTTTTCTCTAATAACATTAGAAAAAAATAAAAATGCAGCAAAAGAAACAGAGGAAAAAAATTAACACTTCCTCGTTAGGCTTCCCTTAAGTGGGAAGCAGAAGCTATAACCATTTGATGTTATAGCGGTAAGTCAAAGGTAATATCCGTCTTTTTTCAGCTACAGTCCTCATTTCACTGTGGAACTTATCCTGTTGTACGACTGAGTAAAATATATACTGAGAAGTAGAGTAACATCTAGAAAAAGGAATAACTTCAAAATTAAACAAGATTATAACCAAGAAAAACTAAGACTTCAGTGCTGCAGCAAGAGAGTATATTCTTCGTGTAATTCGTGACAAAAAGAAGGTTTTATTAAAAGATTATCTGTTATTTCTTAGTGAGCTTTGTGTAAGGGGTTTAAAGATCTATAGAATCTGTGTTAATCAGAATTAGATTTGTGTAATCTGCGTCAAAAGAGAAAGAAATTGATTTGTGGAGGGGTGAGTGGGATAAATAAAAAGATTGTATATGGAATAGGAATAATATCTATCCTGATAATAGCTGTATTATTTAAATGGCATAGCGGGAATAAGTATGAAAAACAGATAAAGTTACAGGAAGATATGGCTTTAGAAAAAATAATAAAGGAAGTGAATGATTATTCTATTATAAGTGGAAAATCTATTGAAGAGGATGGAATAAAATATACATTCGATCTGAAAAAAGGAGTAAACTTAGACATAGAGAGCGGTGCCTTACAGATGAAGGAAGTTTCAAAAGGGGATCAAAAGGAGATCATTTATAGTGATTCTAAGGGAAATGAAAAATTGATCCTGGAGATAAATTATTTTACTCCTCCTAAATTAGCCATATTAATAGATGATGTAGGGATGAATACAAAGACTACAACTTATTTTAAAAAAATAGATAAGCCTTTGAGTTTTGCGACTATCCCATATCTGCCTAAGACCAACCAGGCAACTAAAATATTAAAGGATGCAGGATTTGAAGTTATCCTGCATATGCCTATGGAAGGGTCCAATGACATTTTGAATAGAAGGACTGTGGGACTTATAAAACCATCTATGACTGAAAAAGAAATCTATGATAAATTTGATGGTGCAATAGAGAATCTAGG is from Psychrilyobacter atlanticus DSM 19335 and encodes:
- the hslV gene encoding ATP-dependent protease subunit HslV; this translates as MKFRATTILAVKDGDKVAIAGDGQVTFGDTVFKNKAKKIRKFYNDSILAGFAGAAADAFALFDKFENKLDEYGGNLKKASVELAKEWRSDKALRELDAMLIVADKKNLLILSGTGDVLETDDNIAAIGSGGTYAYSAAKALKRHTQLEPHEIVCESLQIAGEICIYTNTNISVEKLY
- a CDS encoding divergent polysaccharide deacetylase family protein produces the protein MSGINKKIVYGIGIISILIIAVLFKWHSGNKYEKQIKLQEDMALEKIIKEVNDYSIISGKSIEEDGIKYTFDLKKGVNLDIESGALQMKEVSKGDQKEIIYSDSKGNEKLILEINYFTPPKLAILIDDVGMNTKTTTYFKKIDKPLSFATIPYLPKTNQATKILKDAGFEVILHMPMEGSNDILNRRTVGLIKPSMTEKEIYDKFDGAIENLGAVKGFNNHMGSRFTNDPEKMRSLLSYVKKKEMFFIDSNTNSKREGYKIAKELDIPTYYTSYFIDNSHKKEDIMEAIKVSVRLAVERDKVLVIGHYRKETAEAIYEMLDYIEDEGVELVSISEVLE
- a CDS encoding tyrosine-type recombinase/integrase; translation: MEKLIKEFIYYEQFGQQKSENTIKSYKKDLEQFIEFIVGHELLENIGEVEELNLRGFILYLGSINITKRSISRKLSTLRTFFKYLKENKVIDKNPIILLNNPSFINKFPTLLKKDELEKLRSVIDTTKTNGIRDRLIIELLYSSGIRAGELLSLGENIVDLEEREIKIVGNSSRTVFFSQTAEKYLKDYLIAKKEKYGDKYNPDIIFVNGSGTRLSDRSLRRIIDRYAKKAGLEKEISPHTFRHTFGVYLLEKGMNIHFLQELMGHISPESTRIYEEHMIVVRRGINN
- the cmk gene encoding (d)CMP kinase; the protein is MVAEKYRLTYLDTGAMYRMIAFTSIRDGVDLDDIAEVVNLLDKVNIDMKDGKFYVDGHDVSLEIRTPEVTAIVSKVAAIREVRVKLVDLQRKISEGKDVILDGRDIGTVVFTNADLKIFLVASPEERAKRRVLDFKNKGIDENFEDVLSEIIRRDEFDSNRKESPLKKAEDAVEIDTSFMNIDEVVGAISELVEKKK
- the trmFO gene encoding methylenetetrahydrofolate--tRNA-(uracil(54)-C(5))-methyltransferase (FADH(2)-oxidizing) TrmFO, with translation MKKIEEVIVIGAGLAGSEAAYQLAKRGVKVKLYEMRPVKNTEVHTGDKFGELVCSNSFGSNLLSNASGLMKEELRMMGSLLVEIADKTRVPAGQALAVGREEFAEMITERLEAEENIEIIREELTKIPEDRYVIIASGPLSSEGITDEILKLTKGTNLYFYDAVAPIVTLESIDQDKVYYQSRYDKGDGEYINCGMTVEEYENFYHELINAERSPLKTFEEEKVFEACMPVEKMASRGEKTLLFGPLKPKGLTNPHKTIKDYAVVQLRQDDKDGKLYNLVGFQTNLKWGEQKRVFQMIPGLENADFIRYGVMHRNTFIDSTKLLNKGLNLKTNEKIFFAGQITGGEGYVAAMATGMMSAINLYHHMLGEEEFVLEDLTSTGSIINYITEEGKKEFQPMGPNFGIVRALEGPRVRDKRDRNTALGERSVEYMKEKIKEIKY